The Xiphophorus hellerii strain 12219 chromosome 22, Xiphophorus_hellerii-4.1, whole genome shotgun sequence genome has a window encoding:
- the LOC116713014 gene encoding leucine-rich glioma-inactivated protein 1-like yields the protein MENTCRIPRRCLWLGLLMVASVVPSVESKRARQQRCPMSCTCTKDNALCESAVSIPRSFPPDVTSLSFVKSEFTEIAKESFIHTPALHLLLFTANNLESINEDAFLGLPHLEYLFIENNQIQSISPYAFRGLKTLVHLSLAYNNLETLPKDLFKGLEALTKVDLRGNHFLCDCKLKWLVEWIYGTNATVDQIYCKGPASQLDKRINDLSSQSFDCITTEFAPYQSLKFESISVEAFSFRNDQYVVFAQPFIGKCGFLEWDHVEMNFRNFDDIDSTSTVICKPLVIDNQLFIIVAQLFGGSHIYKRDTSANKFIKLQGIDVLKIRKPNDVETFRIDGESFFVIADSSKAGSTTIYKWNGNGFYSHQSLHPWYRDTDVEYLEISSKPHLILSSSSQRPVIYQWNKATKHFDRRTDIPEMEDVYAVKHFQVKSDLYICLTRFIGDSKVMRWDGALFRELQTMPSRGSMVFQPFTVGSWQYAILGSDYSFTQVYRWDAKKGEFVRFQELNIQAPRAFSPVSIDNRQFLLASSFKGKTQIYEHLVIDLSN from the exons ATGGAAAATACATGCAGAATACCCAGGAGGTGCCTCTGGCTCGGTTTACTTATGGTGGCTTCTGTTGTACCTTCAGTGGAGAGCAAGAGAGCCAGGCAGCAGCGCTGTCCCATGTCATGCACATGCACCAAAGATAACGCGTTGTGCGAAAGCGCAGTGTCGATTCCTCGCAGCTTTCCCCCCGATGTCACATCTCT ATCATTCGTCAAGTCGGAATTCACCGAAATCGCCAAGGAGAGCTTCATCCACACCCCTGCCCTGCATCTCCT CCTGTTCACAGCAAACAACCTGGAATCTATAAACGAGGACGCTTTCCTTGGACTTCCTCATCTCGAATATCT tttcatagAAAACAACCAAATCCAGTCGATATCACCGTATGCTTTCCGAGGTCTGAAAACCCTGGTGCACCT gaGTCTGGCCTACAACAATCTGGAGACTCTCCCCAAAGATTTGTTCAAAGGTCTCGAGGCCTTGACAAAAGT AGACTTGCGTGGGAATCATTTCTTGTGTGACTGTAAGCTGAAGTGGTTAGTGGAGTGGATATACGGCACCAATGCCACCGTGGACCAGATTTACTGCAAGGGCCCGGCCTCACAGCTGGACAAGAGGATCAATGACCTGTCGTCGCAGTCCTTCGACTGCATCACCACAG AGTTTGCTCCCTACCAGTCCCTGAAATTTGAATCCATATCAGTGGAAGCGTTTTCTTTCCGGAACGACCAGTATGTCGTCTTTGCCCAGCCATTTATCGGGAAGTGTGGTTTCCTTGAATGGGATCACGTTGAGATGAACTTCAGAAACTTTGACGATATTGACA GTACATCCACTGTGATCTGCAAACCTCTCGTCATTGACAACCAGCTGTTCATCATCGTGGCTCAGCTGTTTGGAGGCTCCCACATCTACAAGCGGGACACCTCTGCCAACAAATTCATCAAGCTTCAAGGCATTGACGTCCTGAAAATCCGCAAGCCAAATGACGTTGAGACGTTCCGGATTGATGGAGAGTCCTTCTTCGTCATAGCTGACAGCTCCAAGGCTGGCTCCACCACCATCTACAAGTGGAACGGCAATGGCTTCTACTCCCATCAGTCCCTCCACCCGTGGTACCGCGACACTGACGTGGAGTACCTAGAGATCTCCTCCAAACCTCACCTGATCCTGTCCAGCAGCTCCCAGAGGCCTGTCATCTACCAGTGGAACAAAGCCACCAAGCATTTTGACAGACGAACTGACATCCCGGAGATGGAGGACGTTTATGCCGTCAAGCACTTTCAGGTCAAGTCTGATCTCTACATTTGCCTGACGCGCTTCATTGGTGACTCCAAGGTGATGCGCTGGGATGGCGCCCTCTTCAGAGAATTACAGACCATGCCCTCCCGAGGCTCCATGGTGTTCCAGCCCTTCACTGTGGGCAGCTGGCAGTACGCCATTCTGGGCAGCGACTACTCTTTCACCCAGGTGTACCGCTGGGATGCCAAGAAGGGCGAGTTTGTTCGCTTCCAGGAGCTGAACATTCAGGCGCCAAGGGCATTTTCTCCAGTTTCCATTGACAACCGTCAATTTCTGCTGGCCTCCAGTTTCAAAGGGAAAACTCAGATATACGAGCATTTAGTCATTGATCTGAGtaattga
- the LOC116713015 gene encoding centrosomal protein of 55 kDa-like, which translates to MRPHFDSNKRFQVIKMTAYRSNASLKKNLGLELVRIISSLKKENILLKKTLAEVSHHHAEHNKLVMKLLALETLLLESRQQLPPKGEKTTLSSEVIKMTAYKSNASLKKKLSSELVRIISSLKKENILLKKTLAEVSHHHAEHNKLVMKLLALETLWLESRQQLPPKGEKTTLSSEDSPSFTNDEAISHLQHKLNDASVVKTTLLTLVIHVTKYDWALEKNKQWLEYDQQREAYVRAILDKMLWLEKHLNETNQAHSKQHNEEHSDAEPQREIKELFVNQLRQADVWLDMLKKQVEVTHQELIIAEKRFRAREGELEALIHQLKSETISKGSPQEGCHNSEEEEQQLREETQELHARLKEEKRRSTNFELQASLYQRYMLNYHHADQEKITDLERQLKISSQDLEDAKRDSSYLKKQMLRILKKLHRAEGLSPDQSKRDQQDLGSCEEAMPPSSSPRDSLASSSHTSVLNDSILECPTCQNEYPASEYRELLKHLEICLE; encoded by the exons GTGATAAAAATGACAGCCTATAGAAGCAATGCCTCACTCAAGAAAAATCTCGGCTTAGAGCTTGTAAGGATCATCAGCAGCTTAAAGAAGGAGAATATCCTGCTGAAGAAGACTCTAGCTGAGGTGTCCCATCATCACGCCGAACACAATAAGCTTGTGATG AAACTCCTTGCTCTTGAAACTCTGTTGCTCGAGAGTCGTCAGCAGCTTCCACCAAAAggtgaaaaaacaactttgtccTCAGAG GTGATAAAAATGACAGCCTATAAAAGCAATGCCTCACTCAAGAAAAAACTCAGCTCAGAGCTTGTAAGGATCATCAGCAGCTTAAAGAAGGAGAATATCCTGCTGAAGAAGACTCTAGCTGAGGTGTCCCATCATCACGCCGAACACAATAAGCTTGTGATG AAACTCCTCGCTCTTGAAACTCTGTGGCTCGAGAGTCGTCAGCAGCTTCCACCAAAAggtgaaaaaacaactttgtccTCAGAG GATTCCCCATCATTCACCAATGATGAAGCCATCTCTCATCTTCAGCATAAGCTCAACGATGCAAGTGTTGTGAAAACTACTTTACTCACTTTAGTTATTCATGTAACAAAGTATGACTGG GCTTTGGAAAAGAACAAGCAGTGGCTGGAATATGACCAGCAGAGAGAGGCCTATGTTAGGGCAATTCTGGACAAAATGTTATGGCTGGAGAAGCATCTGAATGAAACCAATCAGGCCCACTCAAAGCAGCACAATGAGGAGCATTCAGATG CAGAGCCACAAAGAGAGATTAAAGAACTCTTTGTAAACCAATTGAGACAGGCTGATGTCTGGCTGGATATGCTCAAAAAACAAGTTGAAGTGACTCATCAGGAGCTGATCATTGCtgaaaaaag GTTCAGAGCAAGAGAAGGAGAATTGGAGGCTCTCATCCACCAACTGAAGAGTGAAACAATAAGCAAAGGAAGCCCACAAGAAGGATGTCATAACtctgaggaggaagagcaaCAGCTGAGGGAGGAGACCCAAGAACTCCACGCCAGGCTGAAGGAGGAGAAACGAAGGTCTACAAATTTTGAGCTGCAG GCAAGCCTCTATCAGAGGTACATGTTAAACTATCACCATGCAGACCAGGAAAAGATTACAGACCTGGAAAGACAG cTCAAGATTTCTTCACAAGACCTTGAGGATGCAAAGCGGGACTCTTCATATTTAAAGAAGCAAATGCTCAGAATTCTGAAGAAGCTACATAGAGCAGAAGGCCTTTCCCCAGATCAGTCAAAG AGAGACCAGCAGGACCTGGGCTCATGTGAAGAGGCGATGCCACCCTCCTCGTCCCCCAGAGACAGCCTGGCGTCCTCTTCTCACACCAGCGTGCTGAATGACAGCATCCTGGAGTGTCCCACCTGCCAGAACGAGTACCCAGCCAGCGAGTACAGAGAGCTGCTGAAGCACCTGGAAATCTGTCTGGAATGA